The following is a genomic window from Pseudomonadota bacterium.
AAGTCATGCTGACCGAGCTCGGTGATGAGACGCAGGCGCGACACCTGGTTCGACGAGAGCCTGCGGCCCTCGAATGTCACCGGCTTGCTGAAGAAATAGCCTTGGAAGTACTCGAAGCCGAGCGACTTGCAGTGCTCGAAGACCTCGCGATCCTCGACCTTCTCGGCGAGCAGAATCGTGTTGAAGCGACCGAGGTTCTTCACCACCTCTGCGGTCTGCTCACGATTCAGCTGAAGCACATCGACCTTCACCAGATCAGCCAGTTCGAGAAGCGGCTCGTAGCCAGGCTGGCCCACAAAGTCGTCGAGGGCCAGCTTGAATCCGCTGGCTTTGAGTCGCTTGCACGCATCGAGAACCTCGGGGGTCGGAAGGGTGTTCTCGAGAACCTCGATGACGCAGCGCTTGGGTGGGAGCGCATAGGCCACATCCTTGAGAAGCAGCGACTGCGGGAAGTTGACAAGGACCTTGCGCCGCTCATCGACCCCCGGCAACGCGACCGCAATGCCGTCGGCAATGATCTGAAGCGTGGCGGCTTCCGGGTCGATGATCATGGCGGCCTGCGCCGTGGCGCTGTGGCGAAACAGCAGCTCGTAGGCCCAGGTGTTCATGTCGCGATCGAACACCGGCTGGCGGGCGACGTAGATGTTCTCGTACATGCGGGTCTTTGCTCCTGAAGCGACGGCGTGAGGCGCCGCCAGGCTCAGCGGATCTCTCGCTCAGTGCAGACCACGACCCCACTGCCTGGGTTGAGAACCCCAGAACGACCGAAGCGCGCTCTCTGCGTGAAAAATTTTTTCGCGTAACTTCTCGGATTCCCTGCGTGGGCTACCTCGATTGGGTGCACGTGCAAGACGTAACCGCCCTCTTCCTAACAGACCCGCTCAAGGACGTGAGAAACGGGGTAGAACCACGGGAATGTCATAGAACCCGTCATAGAGGACCCGCACCCCCGGAACCTGGGTCGTCGACGCAGTGGGCGCATCGACGGCCTTGGGAGGCTCTGGCTCTGGCTCTGGAGGCCCCGTGTCGCCCGACGGCAGAGGCTCTCCTTCGGCCCACCGCACAGACGTAATGACGGCCTTCAAGGTCGACCGATTGCGGTCGATCTCATCAAACGCGCTGAGCGCCAGCACGTGCCCGTGCCCACGAAGGACCCAGAACCGCGCGGGCGTCGCACGACCGCCAGACGACGAGACGGTTCCGCGTTGCTCGACGCAGGAGAGGCCGTTCACGTTGGTCGTGGCAACGGGGGTCTGGCCAACCTGGGCCCGCAATCCTGGCGCCAGGGCCTCCGCGCGCTTGAGAAGGTAGGCCCCTGCGTCTGCATCGGTCAGCGCGCGCGCGTAGACGCCGAGGCGACCGTCCTCCGAGGCAAAGACCACGTCGAAAGGGTTGGCCGTGCTGGTCTGCGTCCACATCGTGGGCACCATCAATCGAAACGAGCCTACGGCCACCTCACACACGCCGCTCTGCTCGGCTCTGATCTCAGTCCCGGGACGCGCGCGCGGCGCCGGTCGATTTGCCCGTCGAGGAGACTTCACGGGAGAAGACGCCGACAGCGCGGCAACCGAGGCCTCAGCCGTCGGCGACACGACCACGTTCGGCC
Proteins encoded in this region:
- a CDS encoding EAL domain-containing protein — translated: MYENIYVARQPVFDRDMNTWAYELLFRHSATAQAAMIIDPEAATLQIIADGIAVALPGVDERRKVLVNFPQSLLLKDVAYALPPKRCVIEVLENTLPTPEVLDACKRLKASGFKLALDDFVGQPGYEPLLELADLVKVDVLQLNREQTAEVVKNLGRFNTILLAEKVEDREVFEHCKSLGFEYFQGYFFSKPVTFEGRRLSSNQVSRLRLITELGQHDFDPQRLSKILQSDVSLSLRLFRFVNSVSFGLRTKCESIKHALVLLGEVQTMEWLRVVLLTDLTTSSGASEEVLYLSALRGRFFELLGLSISSSPLPSDGMFLFGLFSLLDTLVGQPLSELVEPLPIDERIKKGLMEADHPLRAWIDMVEAWERGEWEAAEATIDMLGFEVVDVEKQYARAVEWAQQVLRARDAAA